The segment AGAACATTATCAATTTTAGAAGAGGAAAATATTTCTTCATTAATTCATCTATTTATGAGAAACATAGAGAAATGTGGTAGGGTCCATATATaataatttgacaaaaaaaattaacttgatTGGTAACAATTTTGAGAAATAACAAattcatcaatatttttttcataaaaggTGGTCACCAATTGAAGCCAAAATCTTTGTGTAAAAGAATCTAATCAAAACTATTTCCCTTTGTTTGGAATATAACTAGAGTATTCcaactatattaaaattatgtaaatatgAAAAGTAAGCATTCACGTACTCTATAAGGCTCAAGTGTTGTAGCCATATGACATTAAAAAGGTAAGTAATTTACTTATAGCTTGTGCACGTGAATTAGAGATTCGTAAATCAAAGCTTTTTGAAAAGAAAGTATGAGAAGCAATCATACTATAAGCCAATAGTTTTTCGAAGTTTGAGAAAAGTATATATCCCTTAATTTCTCAATTAAAATGGAAATGAGATCTACATAGGATGCCTCCAAAATCTTccaatatcttttttttcttttgattaaaaaaagacttattcttaggtccaccccctagggtgaacctctaggttcaccaaccaataggatttttttattttatattcgatatcttttaaaaaaggaaacaaaatattgtcaaattatattatgtttttaaaattaaaaagtaaaaaaaaaatagtaataattacaaaaaaaatattttacgtcgtcagcataacattaaaccctaaacccttaatcctaaaccctaaacccttggataaaccctaaactctaggataaatccaaaactctaaatcaaaatcactatacactaaaacattcaagcgtttagggttttagtgttttttatttagagtttacgatttatccaagggtttagggtttacccaagggtttagggtttacccaagggtttaggatttacccaagggtttaggatttacccaagggtttaaggtttatccaagggtttagggtttaagatttagggtttagggattaggatttagggtttagtattttgttgagaacattaaaaatatttttttttaattcttttttctgtaactattatcttttttattttaaaaacataatataatttgagaatattttgtttccttttttaaaagatatcgaatttgaaataatgaaatcctattggttggtgaacctagaggttcaccctagggagtgaacccaagaatgactcttaaaaaaatcttccaatcttattagttttaaaatagatacatcACTCATGCATTTGTCTTGTTGGTTAAGACTGTTTATGAAATACTATGCGTATGAAATGGATTACATCGTTCCACAAGGAGATTTGATCTATTTGATCGGCTCGAATCGGCTTAGCTCAGCGACTACCGGCACGACGCTCACGATCAGCTAAAGACTAATTTAATCGGCGCCACAAGCTTACTGCACCAGTTCGGCTTGACAGCCCAATTGCTCGGTCCAGTTACTCGGCCCGAGAGAAGGCTCAGCCCATTAGGGCAAGACGACCTAGGCAAAAAAATGGAAATTTGATCTATAAGAAGAGAATAAGATCGATGGGGAGAAGGATCCGCACTTGAACACACACATTTGGCGACTAGAAATTAGAATTTTACTCATTTGTGTTTCTCTCCTACTTGTTATTTACCGGCTAGCTCAAACGAGCACCGGTTACTTTTTCGTTTGTTCTCACATCTTGTAAACCGTTACTCTCACCGATCAATAAAACACCTTTGAAATAATCCACCATCCATCCGTACTGAGTCCGACCAAACTCAGATTCAACACTATGTGGtactaaactaattaaaaacATCGAATTGCATTTTTCTCATTTGTCGTTCTTCGTTCCTAGACATATCGTATTTATAGCTCTAGCTCGGTCTACATAACTTTCTAGTATTTATGCAACAATGGTTATGTGAAAACCTAACGACAAGgaaaaatttgatatatattctcgatttcaactaatttttttattcgtCTTTCTTATCATTTATTTACTGTATATTTTTATCACCATATATTTAAAGAGCATCTCCAATATATTATTCCGTTTTTGCttttaaagtaaaataattttataatataattcaattttatttcattttcattttaaagtaaaaaatagtataGTGAATGAAAATAAATGCATTATTCTATTTATAGGCTTGGTGGCGACGCCAAGCAGCCGAGGAAGTCGCATCTCCTCTCTCAGCACTTCCATGAGAGCACCACTCACATCTCCATAACAAATCCTATCCGATAATACGAACCACCTACACCACTTCTACTGTGGATCCTCTCAGATTCCCGCGGGTTGGGTTTTCTCCTGGTAGTCATCGTGTCACAGAGCTAGGATAGAACAAGCTAAGAGAAGAATGCAACTAAAGGTATATATCGCTGCAAGTTTTACAGTCTTTCTTTAGAAAGATCGCGATAAGGAAAAATCATACCTGAATGACATAGATAATATCCCACGGAAATTGACAGAAGATCTTGGAAGCTTATCTCAGCgggaaaaaaatattcaaagagATCTCGTTCTTAACGAGGTTATCATCAAAACCCATCAAGCACTGAGGGACAAATGTTAGACCCAATTCATGGCCCAGTGACAGGACGGACCCATTTTTTGAGAGACCATGATTTCGACCTCGAGCCTGGTTGAGGAAATTCTGAACCTCGCATGTATTACCTTTAATATCAACGTAGACTTCACCTTTTGTTCATCAGCTTTAGTTAATTCTTTCTTGTATTCGATCAATCCTTGTAACCCTTATTGTTTCAACTTTGATTTATAATTCTATTTTTATCGACTTGAATCTGATTACATCATTGTGTTTGAAGATATTAATGTGCATATGGTTCTTTTTCCCTAATCTTTTACTTACAAACATTACCAATTACCTAGTTTAAGTTTTATGATTTACACTAGTCAGAATTTAcagtaaaaatatatgatacaaATACGATactgaaaaaaagaaacaaaaggtgTAAATTTTATGAAACATGACCCATTTGCTCTCTATTTGAATATGCTACATATTTAGAAATGCTAGATTCACATAAGATTTCCTGTCCCCAGAGAGAAATAAATGAAtgaataattgaaaattttatatgaaaaaaagaagaagaaaaagggcaaattttatttaatgaatgaATGGGATAGCTACTTAGATTTTCTATTTTCCCTTTTCACTTGGCTCCCAATTTTGCAAGAATTGTCCTTTTATTGCACTTGGTGACAATCTTAGTACGTACAAAGATTTTGACCAGTCTTCTCACTCacatgaaaataaatcaaatcaaatcaaataaaagtaTCCCTAAAACTTAAACACTCACTAACAACACTACACCTATCCCCACTCCAAAACAATCCCTTTCTTCTCCCCTTTCTCCAACACCTACTACCAAAAGCCTCAATTTCTCTCTAAAActaatctctctctctagttcttgAACTTTCAAGATTTCAAGATTCACATGGCTGGCAAAAGTGGGGGGCTGGCTATGATGAGAGAGTACAGAAAAGGGAACTGGACACTGAATGAGACAATGGTGCTCATTGAAGCCAAGAAGATGGATGATGAGAGGCGGATGCGGCGGTCCATCGGCCTCCCGGCGGCGGAGCAGTCACATGATAGCCGGAGTAGTAGTGGTAATAAACCGGCGGAGCTACGGTGGAAATGGATAGAAGATTATTGCTGGAGGAAAGGTTGTATGAGGAGTCAGAATCAGTGTAATGACAAGTGGGACAACCTCATGAGAGATTACAAAAAGGTAAGAGAGTATGAGAGACGAAGGGTAGAATCGTCTTTTGCCGCCGAGTCTTCATCTTCAGCTGCTGCGGAAACGGGGACGTATTGGACGATGGAGAAGAGTGAGAGGAAAGAGAGGAACTTACCGAGTAACATGTCGCCTCAAACATACCAAGCGCTGTTTGATGTGGTGGAGAGTAAAACGCACCCTTCTTCGACCGCCGCAACCAATGTAACCGCAGCAGTCGCTGCTGCAGCAGCAAGTGGAAATGGTTCAGGCGGTGGACTACAAATCCAAAAAAtgatacaacaacaacaagaacaaggTTTAGGATTTGTTCAGAAACATCAAATGATTCAGCCTCACGTTTTATTACCTCTTCATCCCCCGCCACCACCCCCACTTCCACCGTCTCAAGCACTGCAACCACGACCACTACTTTTGTCACCGCCTCCACCGCCTTCCTTTCATGCGCAGCCAATACTGCCCACAGTAGGTaccttctttctttctcttcttaaCTTCTAGCAATATTATATTGCaagttcaaaaagaaaaaaacttttagCAATATTGCTCTAGTTAAGTTTGCATTTTCTTAAATTAGACAACATTAAAACGTCGACATGTAATTTACCATTAGTATTTGGATGGACCTTAAATTTATCAGTATACAATCAAATTCAtttcttttgaatttataaagttaatgttcttcttttattttacACAAGTCATAAATAATCACTTTATTATTTTCGATGTGAAGAATATTTCATTACATTATTAATAACTGATATTGACAAGTATGTATTTTGGTTGGGATTATAttggaaatataaatatttttgaagaaggATACTAGCTCAGATTCTGATACGAGTGAACATCCAGACACATCTCCGGCGAAGCGAAGAAGGACAATTCCGACAACAACCGCCGGTCCAAGCGGCGCCGGCAGAGGTAACGCAGAAACGGAGGAAGGTGAGACTGTAGTGGCTGCTGCGTTTTCCAGAAGTGCGTCTGTGATCGCAAACGCGATAAGGGAGAGTGAGGAGAGACAAGATCGGAGACATAAAGAAGTCATGAGCTTAGAAGAGAGGAGATTGATGATCGAAGAATCAAATGTTCAGATTAACAGAGAAGGGATGAATGGATTAGTGGAAGCCATTAATAAGCTCGCGAGCTCCATTTTCGCTTTCGCTTCTTCTTCTCACCATAATAATCAGCATCAAGGAGGTCCATCATAATATCATAAATTTGATTAGGGAAGCGATTTAAGTACGTAAATTGGTATTTAAGTCTTACTCTTTAAATGAATTTGTGAATCCATGCAATATTAATTGAAATATGATTGTTGATTACTACTTTTTTTATCAACTGTTGATTACTACTATACCTGGTTAAAATTACAACTCTCATATCATAAGAATGTGATATGTTCTGAGATAagttttgatttgattcgtaAAATATGATTATGACatgatattttatgtttctactGAATAAATACACCAAGTTAAGGTGCTTAGTAAATTTCTTGTTTAAGTAGGTCAAGAAGACATTTCTTGTTTAATTAGGTCAAGACCCtatcttaattttattaatCGTTAGTTAACTACATTTTATTCGTGCATGATAAGAGGTTATACAAATTAAAGTATCTGTGATTTGGACCGTTTGATAGGTTGTCCAAAAAAATTGCACTGACCACTCAACTTAGCATTGGTTTAAACCTAAAAGACTTAGATCGGAGTACGTGAATATCTAATTATGGACCTAATCATgcaattaaaaagaaaagctACGTGTATGAGAGCTTTTGGGAATGGAGAGCGTGAGAGTGAACGCGCATAAAGAGGATCGCGTAGGGAAAGCATTTAAGTGAGAGAGAAAGTAGTCAAAGTGTGCAGAGAGAGCAGTCAAAGGAAGGGGAAGAGTGTGGAGGCCATTCTTGCGAGTATTATTGGTTCCCTTTCtcattcttctctctctcttcaatgCATCAAAGCATAGTGTCATGAGTTGTGacaaaaacttctattttaatacagttttttttgtttgcaaaaACTGTTTTTGAACGAACGTGGTGTATTGTCGATGATAAACGACGTGAATAGTTAATTTTAGCTTTATAACAAAGTTCAGAAGACCTACATTTCCGCGTACTCTCTTAACATTATAAAACTCAGAAGCCATCCTATTGTACtttgaaaaaatgaagaaattggACACAAACCACATACATACTCCAACCACTGCACAGTTAAAATTTCATATCTTAGTGGGTTTTGGTAGGGTTTGAAATTAGTTCTCTTAATTATactttcaaaatctaaattgtACTTAATGGAAAACAATAAGTCTAAAGTCAGACTTGAATAACCATGTTTCATTTACATATAGAGTCAATGCAGATCCTATAAACACACGTAAGGTCCATCCTTTGAATATGATagttcaatattttatttgttagtGAAAAGAGGAAATAGAAAGCACCCATGAGGGGTCACGACAATAAATCACGATGGGCCAATTTCAGAagcaatataaatatataaaatataattagaaagaAAATGAAGTATACTGTTGTAATCTATGGCCAAAAGTGCTTCTCTTTTTCTCCCCCACACCCTTCAGATGCAGCTTTTCTACAGTGAAAGTGAGCTGTGTTGAAATAATGATcatactattaaataaaaaacattttagatttttaccaaaaaaaacattttagataGAGACCTGTCCGTTACGATACACCAAATTGTACCTGAAATCAAATCTATAAGAATCTTATTATGTGATTTAAAAGTGATTATTGAGACTGATATACAGAAAAGGACAAAATCTATGTTGTTAGGACTAGAGTGTTAGGGTATCATTTGGAGTTTAGATCGGATATTTGAGTTTTTGGGTATTTCAATATAAGATCTAAAACCTGTttggatatttttatatatcaaatcaGATTCAAATACATTTACTCCGCGTTCAATTATTCTGAATATAACTGAATATCCAAACTTTGTGATGACCTTGtgaaaaaacaagaacaaaCTTCTTTTGATCTACCTGATTCACGTGTTTTTTCTTCGGATCTACGCGATTCACTTGTCTTTTCTCTGATCTGAATTTCAGTTAAAGTAACTAATTGCCATTCTTTAGTTGTTCCCTGCAAATTTTATGTTTGGAAGAAGGAACATGAATCTGTTTCTTTTGTTGCTCCAACTCCAACAAGTCACATAATCATTTTaattaacatattatatatcAGTGAGTCATCTGTTTTTTTAACCCTAATTTATGGGGTCTATGTGCAGTAGtacagtttatatatatatatatatatatatatatatatatatatatatatatatatttggttagTTTGGATATTCATCGGTATATATTTGGTTAGTTTGGATATTCATCGGATATTCAAATTTCTCTAGTTCAATACATGGTCGGATATTTTTTTATCGgggttcgggttcgggttcAGATTTTAGACTGGATATTATGTTCTCTCCTAGTTACGACTATTAATTCCAGTGTagacatctatactattaaagcagaatctcAATGAGAAAAAATTAAACTCAAACAAATTAGGCTCAGTTTCGAGTAAGCTCATGTGTTTTTAAAGCCAATCAGAATGGATGTTCAACCCATCCAAAGCATCTTGATAATCAATAATCTCGAAGACAAATAAAGGATGGTATGtataacaacaaaacaaaccgTTAACAACATACTAATATTTTCTTTcagacaaaaaatttaaaataaaaagataatttaaaataaagaatttttaaaaaagtaaatagATTCTTGACTACAAACCTCTAGAGTTTTGGTATATTTAAGTCTTTCGATCGTGGAACatcatttgaatgttttttccAGAGCTTTTCTCAATCGATTTCTCAAGGCTTTTCAGTGCTTCAGTTATTATTTGAACAATTCGAATCGTTATAATCTCAAAAGATTTcacatgaaaaataaatgagagaaaaataaatttcaatagttaattcttgaaaaaaaatcagatttgaCGGTTAACTATTAATCAAAAAAGAAGACATAAGATTAGATTTACCATTTTGTTGTCTTCTGAAAATTCTTATGACTTTGTTGTATAGATCGGAAAGGTGAAGCCAATAGATAACCTTCTCCCACTAATCGTTTTTAACACAAATGGCTTCAGATTCGACATGCAAACATTACTGAAATGAAAATGTTTGATATGTATCGATGACAGAGATTTGTAAACATAGAACTAAGTCTATATAATCAAtcataaagaaaaacaagagaAGATTACTTAGTAGAGATTGGAGAATGTGGGTTGTCGATGGATCTAGAACTCTCAGTCGTCTTTTTAAGTTTTGCAGAgagacttttgttttttttcttcatcgAAGCATTTTAATTGTGTTTACAAAAATCGATATGCTCATGTTGTCAGTAAACAAAAACTCCATCTTGACCCAAATGGACCCATCGTTTATCCACTaggtttattttgtatataatatatttttcaaaatccatTAAAAAGCCTGCTTTCTTTTTCAAGTATAGATGTTACATTGaagaatttaaaaattaatataataaatattacgaataacaaataaattacattacaatttataagaataaaattttgatattttaaagcTCATAACACAATTTCTAAGAGTATACATACTTCTTTTAATATCATGTCCaacatatatgtatatcattaaaacataaaaatcaacaaaattggaaatatattagattatcttatataaaaatacataatcttataattaacaaaatttgacgaaaatttattttaaaagaaacaaatccTTAATCAACTTTATATTAAGCATTTTTCTTACCCAAACATTTACATAATTGTATCACGTTTGTCTTCTGATTTATTAGTAGTTTAATTTTAGTAAGAAACACTTTCTTTTGGTGAAAAGAATGATACGAAGACTATTCCTTTTTgctttaaataaacaaaagaaaataaatatataacaaaataaaaacacgCAATAATGTATTTCTGATTAAATATTTACAATCAGCTACGTAGCTTTGTTTCTATCTGTACATTGCCctagtttttgtttaaaaagataattcaaATGTCGACATACGAATAGCATTTGTTGTGAGATAAGTTTTCATTGTGATAATATATTATGAGCATTTTACTCTAGCGGTTTATGCACCACccgtaatatttttttttaaatgaattattaGGGAAACATAGAGTAAATGttctttcagaaaaaaaaaacatagagtAAATGTTCGTCCTTTGGAAAAATGGGTAGTAGTTTACGGGAAGGACTTGAGTTTTGAGGTTAATTTACACATAATGAAAGGGTCTCAAAAGCCAACATGACTACATGATGAACACACAAAATTTTTCTCCCGCAACTCGTTACCTAGCGTAATGCTTTGATAGTTATATAGAAAATTAAGTGAGGAGACACATCTAGAGATCGGAACTCCTATTTGGAATGAATGTTTGTGTCAGATTAAGAACTCAGAAGAAATGAGGTTGAAACTCTCTTTACAGAATCTTTGGTTATGACTTATGACCAGTGTGAGTGGTTTACAAATTGCTTTGGATGACAAAAGAGGTACTATATCCATTGTAAATGTAGACTCCCATGGATTCTAACAAAGTGCTGTAAATGTGGTCAGTTGGACCATAAAGAATCTAGAAGCCTCTAACAAAATGTTTCACATTCTGGAAAATCTCAAGCTGTTGGAGATCAAGTCGAATGTACTCTTCTTTCTACAAAAGTGTCTAAATCTGCTGTTGTCTCTTCAAATATGTTTATCTCAATTTCTGGCTCAACCACAGATGCAAGCGTTTTCCCAACTGTCTGAACCGCAGAACATGTTCCTTCTGTAGACACTGCTCCACGCGACACAACTACTCATGCTTATTCATCCAGAAAGCAGGTACTTCCTCTAACAGTCACAACATCTATTTTGGACATTGCTTTCTTCAATGTGTCAGCCACAACAGTTTCAGACTCTATTATCTTTCATACCTTAGAAGCAGCAACAATAACTACCTCAGACACTATTATACTCGTTTCCAAAATCACTAGCACAAGCCTCTGCCCATCCAGAATCATTTGTGGTGCTCCCATCTATTCCAATAGCCAATGACACCAAATCAACTACTCTACCCGCCAAAGAAGCATCGACTGAGATTGCTTCTAGCAGTTTAGCCATGACTGAAATTGCACCTATTACCACAGAGCTGATAGCTCCAGAGGCTGCCATTCCAGCTACATAAAAGTCATGTTCTCTTGAAAACCTCCTATCACAACTTTGAATGAGGTTTCTTGGTTTGGAGATTTCTCTTATATTCCTTTTATTGGTGATTGCACaggttttcaaaattaatatgaaTCAGGTCAGCGATCAGGAGGTGGAAGGCAACTCAGACCATCTCAGAAAGTTCATGAGCGATCTGGAGGTGGAAGGCAACTCAGACCATCTCAGAAAGTTCATGATATGCAATGAGCTGCCCTAGCTTGTTTTTATAACACTTTATTTGGTCtgtatatatatgaatgatagcttgtttttttaacaataattttaatatgaaagtttttttcaacaaaaagaaTCTACTAATAAGGACTTTTTGACCACTTATCGTTCGGTCCCAACAAGTTCATATCTAGTAGACAAgttaaataatttcttttttgCGTTGAATTCTTTGATGGGCCTATAAGCCGATCACTACATCTAGTAATGTAATGGGTCTCACTAACAGCGTTAAAATAATGATATTCCAGCGAACTATCTATACTATTACTAGAGTGATTTTTCcacggatataaatatttataaaaataaataaattataataattgattgctatttatttttaatattaaattaatttataatttgtatgcattatttctattaataatattatattactttaattatatatatgatttttatatatcttatatctaattgtttttttttgtttttatagttGATTTAGTTATAATTTGGGTAAATTGAATTGCATTTCTGAATTCAACTGTAGTagttttttattctatatattaaagttttgattaatttcttattttcatttaggtggttgttgtctta is part of the Brassica rapa cultivar Chiifu-401-42 chromosome A09, CAAS_Brap_v3.01, whole genome shotgun sequence genome and harbors:
- the LOC103840254 gene encoding uncharacterized protein LOC103840254 isoform X1, encoding MAGKSGGLAMMREYRKGNWTLNETMVLIEAKKMDDERRMRRSIGLPAAEQSHDSRSSSGNKPAELRWKWIEDYCWRKGCMRSQNQCNDKWDNLMRDYKKVREYERRRVESSFAAESSSSAAAETGTYWTMEKSERKERNLPSNMSPQTYQALFDVVESKTHPSSTAATNVTAAVAAAAASGNGSGGGLQIQKMIQQQQEQGLGFVQKHQMIQPHVLLPLHPPPPPPLPPSQALQPRPLLLSPPPPPSFHAQPILPTKDTSSDSDTSEHPDTSPAKRRRTIPTTTAGPSGAGRGNAETEEGETVVAAAFSRSASVIANAIRESEERQDRRHKEVMSLEERRLMIEESNVQINREGMNGLVEAINKLASSIFAFASSSHHNNQHQGGPS
- the LOC103840254 gene encoding uncharacterized protein LOC103840254 isoform X2, whose amino-acid sequence is MAGKSGGLAMMREYRKGNWTLNETMVLIEAKKMDDERRMRRSIGLPAAEQSHDSRSSSGNKPAELRWKWIEDYCWRKGCMRSQNQCNDKWDNLMRDYKKVREYERRRVESSFAAESSSSAAAETGTYWTMEKSERKERNLPSNMSPQTYQALFDVVESKTHPSSTAATNVTAAVAAAAASGNGSGGGLQIQKMIQQQQEQGLGFVQKHQMIQPHVLLPLHPPPPPPLPPSQALQPRPLLLSPPPPPSFHAQPILPTVDTSPAKRRRTIPTTTAGPSGAGRGNAETEEGETVVAAAFSRSASVIANAIRESEERQDRRHKEVMSLEERRLMIEESNVQINREGMNGLVEAINKLASSIFAFASSSHHNNQHQGGPS